A stretch of DNA from Campylobacter sp. MG1:
ATTGTTGAAAATGTAGATGATATTTATATCCCTTATTTTGATACACAAAGTCAAATTTATAGAAAATTTTACCCTGATTTTATTTTTTGGTTAAAAGATAGAGCAAGTGGAATTGAGAGCATATATTTTATAGACCCTAAAGGTTTAACTTGTAGTCAAAATTCGATAGATAAAATAAAAGGCTTTGAAAGTATCTTTAAAGTAAATGGAAAAAGTCATAATGATATAAAAGTATATTTATATTATTACAATAATAAAAACCCTTTAGATGGCTATAATGATTATGTGAGAGGTAGTATTACAGATATTTTTATTTAGTTACTTTAGTAGCTAAATAAAAAATTATTAAATATTTTATATTTTTTATGTAAAGTATAAGAAATGATAGATTTAAAAATAATGCGATAAATTACTGTTGAATTTATCAATTTTATTTGTTTGGTTAAATATGTATTGTAAAAACTAGTGATTTATTTTTTATTTTAATAAATGAGTTAAGTGATAAAAACTTAGAGCTTATTTTACAGCAATGGTATTAAAGGCTATTGTACTTTTGTTAAAAATTTATTTTTGCTATAAAAAATTATTTGATTATTAGTTTTATTTAGAAATCAAGATTTTTATAAAAATTATATGGATGATAATATTAATACAATGATTAATCAATGTATATTTAATATATAAAAAATTAAAAAGTTAAATTCCTAATAGTATATTTTTAAATATTAGTGTATTTAAAAAATTTAAAATAGAATATTTTTGATATTCAAAACAAATATTAGTTAATATTAAGTTAATTATGATGTTAAGGTGTAAAATTATAGTTCATCAAATAAGTTTTTAATATAATCTAGACAAAATTTTTTAATGTTATATAAATTTAAAATATTTGATATTTCAAAATCTTATGATAATAATATTTAAAAGATATTAAAAATATAAAATTAAATTATAAAATTATGAAAAATTAGCTACTATCATTAGACAAAAATAAATATGAAAAGTATAAAAAACTTATAAATGACATAATATACAATAAAGATTTTAGTGCAAATTCATATCTTAGTGATGATAGATACTGATTAATCTAATATTGAGTAAGTAATTTAAAAGTATGCAATACATATGATTATTTTACAGATTTATAAATTTAGTTTTGTTTATTAGATAAAGATTTTGTTGAAAATGTATAAATAATATTATTAAAAGAATATTTATCTAACTGATAAATATTCTTTTAATTCTTCACTAATTGGAGATAGTTTGCCATCTTTTATATGAACTAATTTTATAAAAGCTTCAAAAATAGCTTTATCATCTTTATAAATTATTTGCTTTAATTCTAAACAATATTTATCAAATCCTACAAGAATATTTTTAACTTCTAAAATATCTCCTAATTTAGCAGGTGCTTTATAAATAGCCTTAATTTCTCTTAATGCAAAAGGATTTTCTTTTAATAAATCTTTTCCTTCATTAGCGAAAAACCATTCGCTCCTAGCTCTTTCACAATATTTTAAATAATTTGTATGATAGACAATCCCCATACAATCAGTATCTTCATAATAAACTCTAATTTGCATCCTAATCCTTAAAAGAGTATGGCTATAAGCCGGGTTTTGTCTTGGATAATCATTTATCTACTTACTATTTCACAATAGCACTCTAGCGAAGGGTTTAAAATATAAGATAAAAACCACCCCTTCTTGCTGCAGGTTGGGTTTATAAGCTGAATTGCTTTTACTCGCATAATCACTGGTGGGCTCTTACCCCGCCGTTTCACCTTTACCTAAAATTAGGAAGTTTATTTTCTGTTACACTTTCCCTTAGATTGCTCTAGCCATCTGTTAGATGGAACCTCATCTTATTGCAGCCCGGACTTTCCTCTTAATTAAAAGCGATTATCCACCATACTCTTACGCCATTTTAACTAAGCTTGTTTAAGATAAAGAAAATTAAAGGAGTAAAAAATGTATAAATATAATTTATATTATCCAGCAGGAAATACTACAGCTTTGGTTATTGGTATTAATAACTTAGATTTTAAAAGTATAAATAATGAGATTTTATCTAAGCATAAAGATGTTGAACAAGTTGGCTTTATACAAGATTATGAATTAAAAATGGCAGGTGGAGAGATTTGTTTTAATGCTTTAAGATGTGCGGGAAAGTATTTTTTAGATACTAATAATTTAAAAACTACAAAAATTAAACTAAATGATAAAGATTATTTATGCGGTATTAGTAGCAGTGATTTTATAAAAGATAATAATATTAAAAAACTATATAAAGATGATAATTTTTATTATTTAAGATTTAAAAATGAATATAAATTAAATAAGCTTGATGATGATATATATTATGTAGATTTAGGAGATATTTTTCATATTATTTATACGAAAAAATTAAATTTATCTAAAATTAATTTAAAAGAATTTGCATATTCATATTTAAAAGATAATGATTTTTTAGACAAAAAAGCAAGTGGTTTTATGTATTTACAAGGTGATTGCCTTGAGCCTATTGTCTGGGTAAGAGATATTAAGACTTTATTTTATGAGAGCGCTTGTGGGAGTGGGAGTTTTGCTAGTTATTTATATTGCAATGAAGTTTTAGGTAAAAATTATTTAGCGCTAAAACAACCTTCAAATGAGTATTTGTTTTTAAGAGAAGTTGATGGCTTTATAGAAATTAGCTCAATTATTAAAGATATTACTAATTTATGATACAAAAATTGCTAGATTTATAATCACTAAATTATAGAAATTAAATTAGAAATTTAGATTTTAAAATTAAAATTTAAAAGCTTTTAATTTCAAGATTTTATATTATAAGCAAATTATTACATTTAAAATTAGTAATAATTATTCTAGCTATGTAGTGATATGTTTTATAAGTTATATGCTAATAATTTGAAGTCTAAAAATTAAATTCCTATTTTAAATTATTTAAAATAGGAACTAAAATAATTAAATATTAAAACATTAATCCATCTTCTTCTTGTTGTTTTAATATGTCATTTCTACTTGCTTTTGGTAAAGGTGATTTATCTGTATAAAACCAAGTTTTACCATCAATTACTCTTTTTTCAACGCCTTTTGGTATATCAAAAGTTCTTTTAATATTTGGATTTTCTGCTAAATATTTTTGCATAAAATATCTAAATACAGGAGCAGCCGTTCTAGCACCACCTTCATAATATTTCATAGGCTTATTATTATCATTACCATACCAAGTTATTACTTGAATACTAGGCGTAAAACCTACAAACCAAGCGTCTATACTTTTATTTGATGTCCCTGTTTTTCCAGCTACTTCAAGTCCTGCAATTCTTGCTGCACCACCAGTTCCGGCTGCGACAACATTTTTCATCATATCAATCATTAAATAAGCTTGTTCAGGTTTTACAAATTCTTCTGCTTCTTTGGTTTTTAACTCAATTTCATTACCAAATTTATCAGTAACTTTTGTAATCAATCTAATAGGTTGTTTTGTTCCATAATTTGAAATAATGCTATAAAGTTCAGCGTAATTATAAGGACTAACACCAAAAGAACCTAATCCTATTGATAAATCTTGTGGAACATTTGTAAAACCAAATTTAGTAATTGTTTGATGAACAAAACTAAGGCTAGTATCAAGTAATAAGTTAATTGTAGCTAGGTTTCTACTTTTTGTAAGTGCTTCTTTAAGAGTGATTAAACCATTAAAATCTTTTCCATAATTTTTAGGCTTCCAAATCATTTTCTTACCCTGTGCATCACGAGTTTCAAATACTCTCGCAATATCAGCAATCTCACTAGCAGGTGAATATCCAAGATTTAAAGCTGTAAGATATACAAATGGCTTAAAGCTTGAACCTACTTGGCGATTACTCATAGTAGCACGATTAAAATTACTTTTATAATAATCAACCCCACCAACTAAAGCTAAAATATCCCCGCTACTAGGCTCTGTAACTATCATAGCTCCATTGATTTGGTTTAAATCTATATCTTTATCTCTTTTGATAAGTTCATCATATCCAAACTTAATAGCTTCTTCAGCTATTTTTTGAGTACTCAAATCAACACTAAGTTCAACTCTATAACCACCTGTTTTAATGTCTTCAATTCCCATAGCTTGTAATTGTCTAATAGCTTCATCTATTACATAAGGAGCTTTATTTTGGGTTAAACTCTCATCATAAACAATCGGTTTTAAAGCTACATTTTGTTTATATTCAGCTTCACTAATCCAGCCTAAATCATACATTCTTTTTAAAACCGCATTAGCTCTTGAAAGCGATAAATCAATTCTTTTTGTAGGATCATATGTGCTAGGAGCTTTTGGTAAGCCAACTAGCATAGCCATTTCTTTAAGGCTAAGTTCGTTTAATTCCTTATGAAAATACCCAGCTGCAGCTGTTTTAATCCCATAATATCCATGCCCTAAAAATATAAAGTTTAAATATCTTTCTAATATTTGTTCTTTTGTTAGATTTTTTTCAATTTCATAACTAATTATTGCTTCATTTATTTTTCTTTTAATACTTTTTTCACTTGTTAAATAATGATTTTTCACAAGTTGTTGAGTAAGAGTTGAAGCACCTTCTGCTAAGCGACCTTTTTGAATATCTTTAATAATTGCTCTAAAAATAGCATCAATATTAATTCCTTCGTGTTCAAAAAAACTCGTATCTTCAATAGCAATTAATGCTTCAATTAGTCTTGGTGGAATTTCTTCAAATCTAGCATAAGCTCTATTTTCGTTAAAAACATTTGCAAGTAAAGTGCCATTTCTATCATAAAATTGAGTTGTTAAATCTACATCAAAATCTTTAAAATCAATGTTTTTATTTTCAATATTACTTAGAAAATACCCAATTATTGCTACTGATATGATAGAACAAATTGCTATAAAATAAAATATTTTTTTCATAAAATTCCTTATATTATTGTACTAATTATTAATGCAAAAAGCACACCAATAAGTGATATTAAAATATTAAGTGGAATAAAATAATAAATTATTAAAGCAATTTTTTCATTGCATATTAATAATTTATTTTCTTTTGCCGCTACACATAGTGTATATTGATAATATATGTATGATAAATTTATAGTTAAAAAAACATATAAAGACCATTGTGTTGATGCTAACGTATTAAACATAGGATTTGTTCCATTATCAATAATTGCATATATAGTGCTTAAAGCCATTATAATCATCAATATAAAAAAGGTATAAATTTGCCTTCTTAAAATATTTAAGGTTTTTATTAAAGCATTTTCATTTTCACAAAAATAAAAAATAGCATTTGCTCTAATTCCTATATGAAGACCTATAAAGCAAATTCCAGCTAATAAATGAATAAATGGTAAAAGAAGGCTATTTATATCTAGCATATTACCTTCTTGATTTCGTCTTTTGCTAAAGCTAAAGCTTCATTAATTTTGCTAATATCTTTTGCACCAGCAGTAGCAAAATCATCTCTACCGCCGCCATTTCCGCCTAAAAATTGAGCTACAATCTTAGCTAAATTTCCAGCCTTAACGCTAGTATTTTTTGAGCCAACCGCAATGCTTACTTTATTGTCTTTACAAGTGATTAAAACAATAACAGCTTTATCAAATTTATTTTTAAACTCATCTATGTCTGCTTTAATATCAAGCCCGTTATATTCACTAACACAAACATTAATTCCGTTAATAATCTCACTATTTAAATTATTAGCACCATTTTTTAAAGCGTCTTTTAGTTCTTTTATTTCATTTTTTAAATTCTCAAAACTCTTTAAAATATCATTTGTTTTTAGACTTTTTTTGATATTTTCAAATTCCGCAATCAAATTCCTTGAGTATTCTTTAGCAGCCTTACTTGCTATTGCTTCAATTCTTCTAACACCAGCACTTACTCCGCTTTCTTTTAATATTATAAAATCGCCAATTACTGAAGTATTGCTAACATGAGTTCCACCACAAAGCTCAATGCTATCTCCTAAAGTTAATACCCTTACTTTATCGCCATATTTTGTATCAAAAAGCGCCATTGCACCGCATTTTTTTGCACTTTCAATATCAGTTATTTGAATATTTGAATTTGTAGCTTTATAAATCATATCATTTACAATATCACTAATTTGCTTTAGCTCATCTTCGTTTAATGCACGGGTAAAATTAAAATCAAATCTAATTCTATTGTAATCAACAAATGAACCTGCTTGAGTTGCATTTTCTCCTAAAACCTTTCTTAACGCATAATGAAGCAAGTGAGTAGCACTATGATGTCTTGCGATTTCTGCTCTTCTTTCGGTATCAATTTTGATTAATAATTCATCATTTACATTAAAATCACCTACAATTTCAACTAAAGCTAAATTAATATCAAAAAATTTCTCAACTTCAAGCACATTTGCAACTAATTTATCATTTTTATAAATACTACCTAAATCGTAATTTTGCCCACCACTTGTTGCATAAAGCGGAGTTTTATCAAACATTAGCCAAGCTTTTTTGCTTTTAATTCCAATTTTAAATTCTTCATCTAAAGCAGCTAATAATTTTGCTTTAATTTCAGTGTTTTCATATCCAACGAACTCATTTAGACCGAATTTATCTAATAATTCTTTAAAATCTCCGTGAGTTGCTTTATCCCCACTACCTTTCCAATTTGCTTTAGCTAATTCTCTTTGTTTAGCCATTAGTTCATTGAATTTGTCTTCATCAATTTTAAGATTTTTTTCTCTTAACATATCAAGAGTTAAATCAAGTGGAAAGCCATAAGTATCATATAATTTAAACGCAACTTCTCCACTAAAAATATCTTTAGTATTGTTTAATTCATCATTAAAGATTTGCATACCTTTTTCAATAGTATTTAAAAATCTCTCTTCTTCGCTTAATAATTGCTCTTTTACAAAAGATTTTTTCTCATTTAAATATGTATAATGCTCTCCCATTAATTCACAAACAATATCTACTAATTTATACATAAATGCACTTTTAAATCCTAGTAAATATCCATGTCTTAAAGCTCTTCTTACGATACGGCGTAAAACATATCCTCTACCTTCTT
This window harbors:
- a CDS encoding restriction endonuclease subunit R: MGRGSRIVENVDDIYIPYFDTQSQIYRKFYPDFIFWLKDRASGIESIYFIDPKGLTCSQNSIDKIKGFESIFKVNGKSHNDIKVYLYYYNNKNPLDGYNDYVRGSITDIFI
- a CDS encoding YbgC/FadM family acyl-CoA thioesterase encodes the protein MQIRVYYEDTDCMGIVYHTNYLKYCERARSEWFFANEGKDLLKENPFALREIKAIYKAPAKLGDILEVKNILVGFDKYCLELKQIIYKDDKAIFEAFIKLVHIKDGKLSPISEELKEYLSVR
- a CDS encoding PBP1A family penicillin-binding protein codes for the protein MKKIFYFIAICSIISVAIIGYFLSNIENKNIDFKDFDVDLTTQFYDRNGTLLANVFNENRAYARFEEIPPRLIEALIAIEDTSFFEHEGINIDAIFRAIIKDIQKGRLAEGASTLTQQLVKNHYLTSEKSIKRKINEAIISYEIEKNLTKEQILERYLNFIFLGHGYYGIKTAAAGYFHKELNELSLKEMAMLVGLPKAPSTYDPTKRIDLSLSRANAVLKRMYDLGWISEAEYKQNVALKPIVYDESLTQNKAPYVIDEAIRQLQAMGIEDIKTGGYRVELSVDLSTQKIAEEAIKFGYDELIKRDKDIDLNQINGAMIVTEPSSGDILALVGGVDYYKSNFNRATMSNRQVGSSFKPFVYLTALNLGYSPASEIADIARVFETRDAQGKKMIWKPKNYGKDFNGLITLKEALTKSRNLATINLLLDTSLSFVHQTITKFGFTNVPQDLSIGLGSFGVSPYNYAELYSIISNYGTKQPIRLITKVTDKFGNEIELKTKEAEEFVKPEQAYLMIDMMKNVVAAGTGGAARIAGLEVAGKTGTSNKSIDAWFVGFTPSIQVITWYGNDNNKPMKYYEGGARTAAPVFRYFMQKYLAENPNIKRTFDIPKGVEKRVIDGKTWFYTDKSPLPKASRNDILKQQEEDGLMF
- the alaS gene encoding alanine--tRNA ligase: MDIRKEFLEFFASKGHEITPSSPLVPDDATLLFANAGMVPFKSIFTGEVPRPNPPRKTSCQTCIRAGGKHNDLDNVGYTARHHTFFEMLGNFSFGDYFKEQAIAYAWEFVTEIIKLPKDRLYVTVHENDDEAYNMWQKHIAKERIYKFGDKDNFWQMGDTGPCGPCSEIFYDQGEENFKSDEDYMGGDGDRFLEIWNLVFMQFEKHPDGTMTKLPKPSIDTGMGLERVSAIKEGKFSNFDSSLFMPIIEKIASLANLKYEYKSGASFRVIADHIRSATFLLAQGVTFDKEGRGYVLRRIVRRALRHGYLLGFKSAFMYKLVDIVCELMGEHYTYLNEKKSFVKEQLLSEEERFLNTIEKGMQIFNDELNNTKDIFSGEVAFKLYDTYGFPLDLTLDMLREKNLKIDEDKFNELMAKQRELAKANWKGSGDKATHGDFKELLDKFGLNEFVGYENTEIKAKLLAALDEEFKIGIKSKKAWLMFDKTPLYATSGGQNYDLGSIYKNDKLVANVLEVEKFFDINLALVEIVGDFNVNDELLIKIDTERRAEIARHHSATHLLHYALRKVLGENATQAGSFVDYNRIRFDFNFTRALNEDELKQISDIVNDMIYKATNSNIQITDIESAKKCGAMALFDTKYGDKVRVLTLGDSIELCGGTHVSNTSVIGDFIILKESGVSAGVRRIEAIASKAAKEYSRNLIAEFENIKKSLKTNDILKSFENLKNEIKELKDALKNGANNLNSEIINGINVCVSEYNGLDIKADIDEFKNKFDKAVIVLITCKDNKVSIAVGSKNTSVKAGNLAKIVAQFLGGNGGGRDDFATAGAKDISKINEALALAKDEIKKVIC